The following is a genomic window from Malus sylvestris chromosome 7, drMalSylv7.2, whole genome shotgun sequence.
TGTGTTGGATGATGTGTGGAATGAGAATCCACAGAAGTGGCTTAGCTTGATGGACTTGTTAAAGGGTGGTGGAGAAGGTAGTAGAATATTAATAACCACTCGTACTAAAACCATTGCGATGACATCACACACAACTAAACAGTACCCCTTAAGGGGTTTGCATGAAGTGCAAAGCTGGTCCTTATTTAAGAAAATGGCTTTTCAAGATGGAAAAGAACCAGAGAATTCAACAATTAAGGCAATTGGGATGGAGGTTGTAAAAAAATGTCAGGGAGTTCCACTCGCTATAAGGACGATAGGTGGGACGTTGTGCACCAAAGATCAAGAAAGAGAGTGGTCGaatttcaaagaaaagaaactatCAAAAATAAGGCAGGAAGAAAATGGAATTTTACCAACACTTAAACTAAGTTATGATGTGCTCCCATCACATTTGAAGCAATGCTTTGCTTACTGCAGCTTGTTCCCACCTGATTATGATATCTCTGTAAAGAGATTGACTAGACTTTGGGTGGCGCAAGGGTTCGTTAAGTCATATGATGAAAACGAGGGTTTGGAGGATGTTGCCTATGAATATTATAGGGAGTTGTTGCAGAGATCGTtttttcaagaagaaaaaacagGTGAGTTTGGTATGTGTAAAATGCACGATCTCATGAATGAACTTGCAATCTCAGTGTCGGGGGACAGGAGCGCCATAGTTGATCTGAACCCAAAGAACTTTCATGAAAAGCTTCGTCACGTATCTTTcaattttgatattgatttgtcgAAATGGGAAGTGCCAACGTCCTTGCTAAAAGAAAACAAGATAcgaacttttctttttcttcagcaACAAGGCGGGGGTGGTTACCAAAGTTTCTCAGGAAATGCATTTTATTCTACAATTGTTTCAAATTTTAAGTCATTACGGATGTTAAGTCTCAATGAATTAGGAATTACAACATTACCTAATTGTCTTAGAAAAATGAAACATTTGAGATATCTTGATCTTAGTCGGAATCCTATGAAGAGACTTCCAGATTGTATAGTTGAACTTCCGAATTTGGAAACACTAGATCTCAGTTGTTGTGGTAGTCTTGTGGAATTGCATAGAGAcattaaaaaaatgatcaaCTTAAGGCATCTCATCATGGAAGGCTATGTTAAGTTGACTGGAATGCCACGTGGAATTGGTGAATTGAATGGTGTTCGTACATTGAATAGATTTGCTTTGGGGAAGGGCGGTAATGCTGGTCTTGGTGAGCTGGAGAGCCTTAAGGAATTAAGGGGAGGCTTATTTATTGACATTTTGAGGCACGAGAAAGATGTGGTGTCAGAATCAAATGTTGGTACACCTCTCAAGGACAAACAGCATCTCCAATCGTTGGTTTTGCTTTGGAACTCTACAGAAGATGTAAACGCAGTTGATGAGGAGGATATTATAAAGTCAATGGAAGTATTGCAACCCCATTCTAATCTAAAGCGGTTGTCCGTGCGGTGTTATCGTGGTGTGAGGTTTGCGAGTTGGTTTTCCTCTCTCATTAATATTGTTGGTCTCGAATTGTCGGATTGTGAGAGATGCCAACATCTTCCACCCTTGGATCATTTCCCTTCCCTTAAGTCTCTTAGTCTAGGTGGTTTGGAGAAGTTGGAGTACATATCAGAGAATGAGAGCAGTAATAGTATGAGTGATGAGATGATGAACATCCCATTCTTTCCCTTCCTGGAGTACCTCTCCATATGTAGATGCCCTGTTCTGAAGGGATGGTGGAGGGCACACGCTCATAACAGTGCTTCTTCCTCTTCATCAACGGAAAATCTGTCGTTGCCTTCTTTTCCCTGTCTTTCTGAATTGTGGATCTGGGATTGTCCTAATCTAGCTTCCATGCCTCTGTATCCAAATGTGGTTAAAATAAAACTCAGTGGGAGCAGCGGGAAGTTTGCTGAATCCTTGTTTGTTAGAGGAGCATCTGATATTACACATGATGTTGGTGTTGATGTTTCtgcctcttcttcttcccctcaTCTCTCCAAATTAACACATCTGTCACTCGATGGAATTGAGGATTTAGCATCACTGCCAGAAGAAATAAGCAATCTCACGTCACTTCAGGAGCTTTTCATTGATGGTTGCTCTAATTTGGCATCACTGCCAGAAGGGATTCGTGGACTCCCTTGTTTAAATAGATTGAAAATTCAGAGTTGCCCCATTTTAAGCGAAAGATGCAAAAAAGAAACAGGTGAGGACTGGCTTAAGATTGCTCACATCCCATCCATTGAAATTGATAAATCTTAAGGTGCGTTTTCTAACTTGTTTGAATTTACACTTGCCTAATTCAGTATAAgctacaaaatattaaaatgccgatctcttttcttatttttattcttcATTCGTCATCACcagcattttatttttctttccagaTGGCATACCATGTGGATCAATGATTTCGGTATGCATTCATTACCCactcaatttaattttttttttttttagtttctcTTTAATTTCCTTCCTTTCTATTATATAGTCTTATATGCAGTGAATGAGACGTCAACCTTTTGGATTCAATATGTAAGGGCCATGTTGATTGCTTGGAGTGATTGTAtatgattttacttttgatagtCGGGGTTTAAGTACTATGTACCCTCATtgtatgttttttctttaaataatataatatgggCATGAGGGCCTAGCCCCCCCCAGCTTCGACTGGGTTCCAGCCCTCTTTAAATGTCTTTTTAATATTTGTCGATATATTGGAAGCGAAATCACCTTTGTCACGTTATAACATACAAGTCGCATAATTATACAcaaacaatgaaaaaaaaaattacgtcTATTAATTGTCAATGCACTGAAGTAACCAAATATTCTAAGATCGAAGAATGTCCAAAATCAACTTTGGATACGGCTCGGGACACAAATATCTGCTCCAAAACCCGAAACTAATCGCAAAAAACGCAACATTCTCAGTAAAGCAAATAAAATGATTATGTTTTGTTTAGTCAAAAGGAAATTCATGACAAccattacaaaaacaaaaatatttgttgTTTTTTCTATGTCCTGTCTCTATAAACAACACAGACAACTCCTTGttagtttcttttcttttcctcgaTTTCCTTAGCAATCAAATGGTCTCCCTAAGTAAAAACAAATTCTTCAAAATTACCGAATGTtttctaatatttttcttttctttccttttattcATCTACCCAATTGAACTGGtctcttaatttttcttaatctgCAACCAAAATATATTGGTTTATTAAGTTTTATTCAAAAAATTTACTTATATGTAATCAGAATACATGTTATAGGTTTATTTTTCATCTTCAATCCAGCATATCCAACTTCACTATTAACCCACATCAGTTCATACTTATAACATGTTATAGGTTTATTTTTCATCTTCTATCCAGCATATCCAACTTCACTATTAACCCACACCAGTTCATACTAATAACATGTTATaggtttatttttaaaatgttgAAGATGCTTGTATTGCTAAGAACTAAAAAGGGCAAAGTACGGACCTTGACATTCACACAGAAATCTTCCATGCAGTTCTTTGGCATCTACAAAAACAAACTTTTTAACAGATCAGTCAAAGGAAAATTATTACAAcctctacaacaacaacaacaaagccttttcccactaagtggggtcggctatatgaatcctagaacgccattgcgctcggttttgtgtcatgtcctccgttagatccaagtaatcaagtcttttcttaaggtctctttcaaagttttcctaggtcttcctctaccccttcggccctgaacttctgtcccgtagtcacattttcgaaccggagcgtcagtaggccttctttgcacatgtccaaaccaccggaaccgattttctctcatatttccttcaattttggctattcctactttaccttggatatcctcattcccaatcttatcctttctcgtgtgcccatacatcccacgaagcatcctcatctccgctacacccattttgtgtacatgttgatgcttcaccgcccaacattctgtgccatacaacatcgttggccttattgccgtcctataaaattttcccttgagcttcagtggcctacgacgatcacacaacacgccggatacactcttacacttcatccatccagcttgtattctatggttgagatctccatctaattctccgttctcttgcaagatagatcctaggtagcgaaaacggtcactttttgtgatcttcgctagattgctccggtcattagtgtggataagtatataaatggatagagataggaaagcaaacgcaagatgtacgtgattcacccagattggctacgtccacggaatagaggagttctcattaattgtgaagggtttacacaagtacataggttcaagctctcctttagggagtacaagtgaatgatttagtacaaatgacattaggaaatattgtgggagaatgatctcgtaaccacgaaacttctaagtcccggagtgtggtatcggcttgactttccttatttgtctcataggtagatgtggaatcttctctggaagtactcttcctccatccaggggtggtatctgtaactggtggagatgcacaaggtaatgtatcaatgtcacttgaagcttacttgtagtttcaggcttggtcaagcgcgatacaaaccatgtagtaggagtcccccaagtcgccgagctaggggatctgctgaaagaggtaacagacaaggtaagcaatcaaagctccggctgattgttcacattctccctatcttgcaggcagcatgaaggataaagagaagaaacatgagaagagatgatatgggatacttttgcttttgaagaagtaactttccacaggcttattcttgaactgggctagagggttttctggtttcctccaaagtataaggccgactgaagaatttgagggtcaaaacaagtccatcaaatctagagtacgttcgaccctactgatatgggatacttttgcttttgacagagtagtggatatatcggcacgtgtgctgttacgcttgtctccacatgcttccttgtatccttctcacttgccctatcctcaggcagatgcggtatcttccttggaagcataagatgttgaagatgagtactcgagagcaatgccagggtaaggggttccaggcagtcagttcctggctggaagcttgattccaagtgctgactgattgctctctttctccttgtcttgcaggtaagaacaaggccaaaggaaaagacagggaaaaagcatgatatgggatactcttgcttttaaccctgatgatatgagatattcttgctctagtatagcttgtttacagaggtattatcggggggaaagaaagctgaatattttgaaaggcttcgttgggagtgccctctcagataagaggaagggttgagcatttttgcaggtctgcctgtccgttggggatggaggtcgccatatataggagtctccctaacatcaagtaataatgctattcctttaccctgcttggtcatagcacggtagtgggagctgccagcttcacaagttttaactctgtcagagcactttgaaaaagtggtctgtggtatctggaaagctgatgttgcgtgtgaagattacagacaagctttatccaaggagatccggctcttgaaagCATTTGGATTGATCACAACCtctgcgtgtgaagattacaacCTCTGCAAAAACTAAATATGACATGGTTGTGCTCATAAAAGCATTTGGATTGATCACAATTCGTGACTTGTTAAACATGATATCTCCTTAGACATTTTGGGAACTTGACAGCTTAAATTTTCTTTAGCAGTGTGCTCATAAACGCAAATTACAGCGACCCAATGTCTACTAAAAACTTGGAGAAGGGACTCAATTAGTCAACGAACAGGTGCCTCACACGTTCCTGTTAAAGACCAAAGAGAGAACCTGTTTTCATTCATATTTGTGCTGTTTCGATTAGCTTATCTCGCTATGACTTGATTCATTAGTTCTATAGGAAGTTCTGATCACTACGAAAACAGCTTAATAACAGTTGATTATCTATAAAACAAAGAGGGAAAACATAGAAATACTATCtgtaattaataataaaataccaTGAATTTGTTTTTGGGAAGCTGCTTTTAGCTTAGTACCCTCGTCTGGTGAAAACATATCCTACAATGCAGCAAGAAATAGAGTAAAAGGAATAATAGTTGGTTTCCATTTAGAACCTCAAAACCCCACTTTAGTCTTTAACTTACCGGAGAAAACAGCCTCTGCTGTGAAAGTGAATTCGAACTTGGCATCCATTCCTCCATCGTACTTAGAAGCAACCACATCCTGAAAGTAAGTCCCCTGACGAACTTCCCATCCATCCACTGACTCCGGAGTCTTGAACTTTACGATTGTAAGTTTGCTCTTGCTACTCTTTCCTACTCGTAATTGCGCCATTTTCTTCTTACAGTCCTACAATGCAAACagtcaaaagcttcacataagCAACTCTCGAAGgataaaattcaaatccaacattGAACCAACCCATGAACTTAAAAGACATCAAAGCCGAAACAGATTACTAAATGTCAAAAAGGATTATTTCAAGGATATGGCAACAAGGATCACACCTGAAATGCTTTGGTAAGATTGTAGACCCCTCTTTGATCAACCCTGTAGAGGTCTCCGCTGATAGTAGAGCGTGCAGTAGCAATAGATAATCTTGTTATAGCCCTGTACTGCAGCGGACAGGGTAGCAGGATCACCCACATCTCCAGTCAATGGCAAGACAGATatgaaaaaagagagaaaatgataACACCCACCATTTAAAGGagtaaaagcaaaaaaaaaatatcttgcAAACCCTTGATTTATCGGTAAAGCACATTAGAACCAAACagtaaagaaaataatttaaaaccaaTTCTATATTTCTAATCAGAAGATGtgcactttttttttatgcGTCTTCAATCTGTGGCACTTCACTCTCAATAATGAACAATTCACAAAATCTTAGATTTGCTACATATCAAAGGACCGACCAAATACGAAAATGCATCATTCGTTATCCAAATTGAAACAACAATCCCACTAAAATTGACTACTCATAAGAATCTCATTCCACAAAACTTCTTCAGTCCAGGCCTAAACAActgcaagaaaaaaaatcccCAGGATACATACTTTCATCCAAATCATCCACCGCCATTAACAAAACCACAACCTATATCTTCCTTTCAGCTCAGATTAAAGCAAAATTTGAAACCCTAATCACTCCCAAACAAGCTTTTGGAATATGAATAGGAAGGAAACTTGAAATTAGAGGATCATACAGAATTGGGATGGGGATTGGACTTGTGCTCGGAATCGACCTCTTCCTCTTCGGATTGATCACCGAATAGGTTCTGCATCACCCGGTGCCACTTCTCCCCCATCGCTGCTGGTGTGTGTTGCAATCGGAGCCCTCAAACTACTGACATTAAATAGTTCATTTGATTAGATCATAGAAAATATCACCATAGCATCCTGCAAATTTTGACAAGTGTGCGTCGAAACAAATCTGAAAATGAATGAAAACCCTGTTAACCAAACGCATAAACAATAACAGAAGCCACACCAATCGTAGCACACAAAACCAATCCTACATGGCGAAATCcaatcaacaaaacaaaaaatactcCGAAACCCATCAGCCAATATACAGCGAGTAGAAGCAacgcaattaaaaaaaaaaaaaaccccaaatccGCAATGATCCAAACAGTTAAAACTAGGGTTTGATAATTAATGCGCCTATTGCTATTAGACTTTGATCCCCGAGAATCACTGGATACTGTTGATGATGCCATTGTGTTCAAGCCAATGGATTTCAACCCTATTCGGCAAAACACCACAAACTCCATCAGAAAAAGATTCTCAAAGATAATGGGTGAGGGGATTACATTTGAATTGCCAGAGGATGCTGTTGAAAAGATCTTGATTGGAATATGGCTAGGCCGGACTGCCTTAGAGGAATGGGCAGAAAAGGTTCCCGCTCCGAGCATCCAACTGCTCAAATACCCAAATTAATAACCaaacaataaacaaaataatacaaaaatcaATGGTTTCACAGAAAAATCTCTAAAACCcacaaacccaaaaaaaagaaaaaaattatcattcaAAAATCTCACCGTGCTCAGAGATACTAATTAAGATTAAGGGGTTTATACGAGCAAAAACACATACAAACTTGGAAATGTCATACAATCCAAACCCAGAGGAGGCTGCGAAAGGTGCAGTCGCACAGCCCCCAAATTTGAAGGGGCTCCCAAAATTTATCAcctaatatttatatgtaataatattatttatttaaaattacttttattatgaaataatatttgatattcaaaaattgattttgttaGCATTTTGAGTGACAATATTATCATATAATAATGTTACAATAAGAGTACAATaagataaatataaaaatatcttATTCAAAATATTATCTTATTCAAAATATCTTATTGTCACTCAAAATATCTTATTGTACTCTAAATTTTTATATTCACTCAAAAGATGgtattttttcaatattatcATATAATAATGTTACATATTCAAGtaaaactttaaagttagagtttttgaagtttgttttcttgtttgattgtttaagattgaactggtttttattatttagtgaacgttatgtttgtagctctttttacttattattaATGATATTTTTAAACTTGCAATCAGTAAGTGCtaaactttgttttgatttaagtgattCTTTTCTAACGTCAATACATTGCCCTACATTTTTTAAGACTATCTTAAGGAGGggtgattttataaatttagcaCAGGCCCCAAAATCTCAGATACGGCACTGTCCAAACCCACTTCCAATATTAGCCACAACGAAATGAGGCCGTATCGATCCAGCTAGAGCCCTCTCGATAACCTCCTTCACCCGCAACCTATCAATTCCAACacaaaaattgagaaaatgTGCGAGAAAATTTGAGCTTGTGattttctcggaaaccaaaCAGGGGTCTAGACTCTAAACCAAACCTTAGGCGAAGGGTGGAGAGAGAGGGCAGAGGCGAGCTTCGGGCGAGCAAGAATTCGGCTGCAGATTTGGTTCTAGGATTTGCTAACCCATGCCGCTGACGCGAAGGATAAGGCGGTTAGGTGCGAGAGGATGGTCGTCGTTTATCGATGCGTGGAGCGAGAGGGGAAGAAGCGATGAAGATGCAGAAGGTGATGCGTAGTCGAAGCGGAGCATCCCACGATGATCAACGCGTGGGCACCAGGCACAAACGCAGAAAGCAACC
Proteins encoded in this region:
- the LOC126628888 gene encoding disease resistance protein RGA2-like — protein: MAEGVLFNIAGRITQRLASLAFQEIGLVWGVKDELQKLKETVVGFQIVLLDAEQKQANNNEVKLWLQSVEDAVYEADDVLDEFNTQVQRRLVMHGNNKLSKKVRLFFSSSNQLVFGLEMSHKIKDINKRLSEVASRTPSDLNNNREDTRFILRERVAHSFVPKDNIIGRDEDKKALIQLLLDPISTENVSTISIVGIGGLGKTALAQLIFNDEVIRKHFELKIWVCVSNTFELDILAKKILKADKLAKEERDKVDELDMDQLQNELRKKVDGKKYLLVLDDVWNENPQKWLSLMDLLKGGGEGSRILITTRTKTIAMTSHTTKQYPLRGLHEVQSWSLFKKMAFQDGKEPENSTIKAIGIEVVKKCQGVPLAIRTIGGMLRTKHHEIEWFNFKEKKLSKMSQKEDDILPTLQLSYDVLPSHLKHCFAYCSLFPPDYEISVTRLIRLWVAQGFIKSSDENECLEDVAYEYYRELLQRSFFQEEKTGAFGEFGMCKMHDLMNELAISVSGDRSAIVDLNPKNFHEKLRHVSFNFDIDLSKWEVPTSLLKENKIRTFLFLQQQGGGGYQSFSGNAFYSTIVSNFKSLRMLSLNELGITTLPNCLRKMKHLRYLDLSRNPMKRLPDCIVELPNLETLDLSCCGSLVELHRDIKKMINLRHLIMEGYVKLTGMPRGIGELNGVRTLNRFALGKGGNAGLGELESLKELRGGLFIDILRHEKDVVSESNVGTPLKDKQHLQSLVLLWNSTEDVNAVDEEDIIKSMEVLQPHSNLKRLSVRCYRGVRFASWFSSLINIVGLELSDCERCQHLPPLDHFPSLKSLSLGGLEKLEYISENESSNSMSDEMMNIPFFPFLEYLSICRCPVLKGWWRAHAHNSASSSSSTENLSLPSFPCLSELWIWDCPNLASMPLYPNVVKIKLSGSSGKFAESLFVRGASDITHDVGVDVSASSSSPHLSKLTHLSLDGIEDLASLPEEISNLTSLQELFIDGCSNLASLPEGIRGLPCLNRLKIQSCPILSERCKKETGEDWLKIAHIPSIEIDKS
- the LOC126628363 gene encoding protein HIGH CHLOROPHYLL FLUORESCENCE PHENOTYPE 173, chloroplastic-like gives rise to the protein MGEKWHRVMQNLFGDQSEEEEVDSEHKSNPHPNSYRAITRLSIATARSTISGDLYRVDQRGVYNLTKAFQDCKKKMAQLRVGKSSKSKLTIVKFKTPESVDGWEVRQGTYFQDVVASKYDGGMDAKFEFTFTAEAVFSGYVFTRRGY